The DNA window ACTCATGTCTCCTTCCTCGAAGAAATTTATGAGAAGCGAATCCCTGCAGTCAGCCAGCATTTCCACTCGTGGGTTTTCAAAAGATCAAAAACCGGAAAGGACCTGCAAATTGGCAAATCGCTAAGAGGAACCGCCCAGCGGGTCTGCGTCCTTGGGATCTCAACAGCTGAGGACCCCACATCCAATCGACAACGGTGGGAAACCCCAGGGAAAGCAGGGTTCTTGCAGAGGCCTGGGGTTACTGAGTGCAGGCTGCAGGGAAGTACCTAGAGGGAGGGGGCCTGGTCCGGAGGACTTTCCAGCCACTCAGGGCTCATCAAAAAGTTCCCTGTGCATGACCCCAGTGGCTCATCGCAGGGAGTTTCTCCAATGAACCCCGGCCCTGGGTTTAGGCTTCTCAGTCGAGGACGAGCCAGTTCTTTTTCTAGTCTGACTGGCTTGGAAATTCCCCGAGCCTGACCCCGCCCCTGAGAAATCCCCTGCCAGCGTTTATAGGGCGGCGCGGCGGCGCTGGCGAGCCCACAACAGTCGCAACTCGCCGCCCAGCCGCCAGCAGCTTGCAGCTCGCAGCCCCGCACGCAGCCCCGCGCAGCCATGTTTCAGCCAGCCGGCCACGGCCAGGACTGGGCCATGGAGGGCCCGCGGGACGCTCTCAAGAAGGAGCGGCTGGTGGACGATCGCCACGACAGCGGCCTGGACTCCATGAAGGACGAGGAGTACGAGCAGATGGTGAAGGAGCTGCAGGAGATCCGCCTGCAGCCGCAGGAGGCGCCGCTGGCCGCCGAGCCCTGGAAGCAGCAGCTCACGGAGGACGGAGACTCGTAAGTGGCGGCGGGCACGGGCGGCGGGGTCGCGCGCGGGAGGCCTGGGGTGGGGTGCGGTGGGGACCTGCAGCGCGCTCGGGGCTCTGCACGGAGGGAGCACGACGGGGCTCCCGGGGATGGCGAGCGCCCAGGTCGCCtgcctccccatcccatcccccttctcctcccctgccagGGACCCGGCGTAGCCGAGCGCAGGccgggggcggggcggggcggccGCGGGGACGCCAAGTCCCGGCCTGGCAGTTGTGCGCGCAGCCGCCGGGCGCCGCGCGGCCGCGAGGGGAAGTACAGGGCGTTCCGGGCGGCGGAGGGCGGGCCGGTCTGGCCGGCGCCCGCCCGGAGGGGGTGGGGCACGGAAAGTCCCTGGGCCCCTGCCAGGAACACTCAGCTCATAATAACCTCGCGGAAAACACCGCGGCCGCGGCCTCCAGAAACCCCGGCCTTGCGCAATCCCCCGCAGCCCGCGCCTCTTGGGGGCCCCCACGCAGTGCGCTCACCGCCCCTCGGGGGCTTTCCCTGTCATCCCTCAGGTTCCTGCACTTGGCAATCATCCATGAAGAGAAGACTCTGACCATGGAAGTGATTCGGCAGGTGAAGGGAGACCTGGCCTTCCTCAACTTCCAGAACAACCTGCAGCAGGTGCGCGCTGCCCCAGCCGTGCCCTCTTTGACCTGGTGGTGGAGTTGGATGTTAGCTCAGTCGCCCCCAAAGTGTTTCTAAATTAATAGTCACTGAGCCCTTATCTGCCCTGGCCTTTTACATTCAAATTAGCCAACATCTTAGAGCTTGAAGAAAATCCCAGGGGTTTGGTGAGGTCTTTACGACCCAACTGGGGCTTCATGTTTGCCTGGTCCCCTGTAGCCATCAGGGAGGAGCAGAATTCACAAGGAGTTGTCTGGGGTTCAGGAAACTCAAGACTATGGATTTGCTCCATGACTTATCCCCGTTCTGTTTCCTCTTCCGTTTGTAGACTCCACTTCACTTGGCTGTGATCACCAACCAGCCAGGAATTGCTGAGGCACTTTTGGAAGCTGGCTGTGATCCTGAGCTCCGAGACTTTCGAGGAAATACCCCTCTACATCTTGCCTGTGAGCAGGGCTGCCTGGCCAGTGTAGGAGTCCTGACACAGACGTGCACACCTCAGCATCTCCACTCCATCCTGCAGGCCACCAACTACAATGGTAGGTCTATCAGTCCATCCCAGgacacagagaagggagaggTGGGCCCACTTGAGTCTAGGCTAGAGCCTAAACTCTCAACATAAAACGTTCAGACAAtatggactttaaaaaaaatcccttcttgATGTCCTTATAATAATGTTCAGTCAAAACTCAAATTCTGAGTTCTTAAGAATTGAGGATATTTGTGGTTGTCCCATAAGAAAATAGGGCACGAGTTGTGTGACAATTGAAACAAGTAGTTATATTTTTTGTCTCTTATTCCTCTAGGCCACACGTGTCTGCACCTCGCCTCCATCCATGGCTACCTGGGCATCGTGGAGCATTTGGTGTCTTTGGGTGCCGATGTCAATGCCCAGGTGAGTGCAGTTCCCTTCTAGTTGGAGCCAGTCAGGTTCCTCCTGAACTCTTCCAGACTTGTTCTTACTGCAAGTGGATTTCCAGATGTGGCCTTAAACATGTCTGATTGCTTTGGTTTCAGGAGCCCTGCAATGGCCGGACAGCCCTCCACCTGGCAGTGGACCTGCAGAACCCTGAACTGGTGTCGCTCCTGTTGAAGTGTGGTGCTGACGTCAATAGAGTGACCTACCAAGGCTACTCCCCCTATCAGCTCACCTGGGGCCGACCAAGTACCCGGATACAGCAGCAGCTGGGCCAGCTGACCCGGGAAAATCTTCAGATGCTGCCCGAGAGTGAGGATGAGGAGAGCTACGACACAGAGTCAGAATTCACGGAGGATGAGGTGAGTGTTCGTCACTACCAGAATGGTCCAttctccctcacccctctcccGTCCCTAGAGCAGAACTAGTCTTTATTATAGGGATCTCAACATAATTATTTAACGAAACGCAGCTTGCAAAACCAGTATCCCAAGAACTTGTCTCTCTGATTTGTTTTAACCCTTGGAGGTGAAGGGAGGTTCTGGAGTTTGAACCCAGGCCTTAACACGTGGTAACAGGCATGTGTTCTGCCATTGAACTACACCTCCTGCCGTAGCTTAGATTGTTTTTAAGGGAGAGAATCAATGAAGGAAAACTCCGACAGCATGGGGGATTCATTCTATTTGGGTTAAGGAGGAAAGAGTCCAAGATTGTGAGTTATTTGCAGAAGCAgtcccctcccctcatcccaaTGTCTTGGCAAAGTTCTAGGAATTTaatatgccttttttttttcccctcttgttTTAGCTGCCCTATGATGACTGTGTATTTGGAGGCCAACGTCTGACATTATGAGTGGAAAGTGTCAAAAAGAACATGGACTTGTATATTTGTATAAAAcaagagttttatttttctaaaaagaaagaaaagaagaaaaaaaagaaagaaagggatataCTTACCACCACACTGCACACAGCCTGCCCCCAAGCATCTTACTCTGGTGATGGCAGATTGTTATTTTTGTGAAATGGGGAAACAGATCAttggaattcaaagaaaatgtcttttaaagcTCACATTCGTGAGGTTTTGGGAGGTGGTTTTCCAGACTGATGAAAGGGACCACATTCTATTTATTGTGCTTTTGACTGAACGGTAGATCTGGTAGCTGAGCCTGGTATGTCCTCACATGTAGAACCAGGTGTTGAGTGGTATGTGCTAGTCACTCCCGACTGAGGTTTTTGTTACCCTCTTGTAAATGTTGTATATGGTGTATTTTGTTGGTAATTATTTTGGTACTTCTAAGATGTATATTTATTAAACAGATTTTTACAGACAGCATTGTCCTGctcattttctattttgagagTAGCTTGTTCCTGGAGGTTGAGAGCTGAGGGGGTGATGCCCAGTCAGCTAAGGAAGCCCAGAGCAGCTCCTCACGTAAGCCCAGCCTTTCCCCAGCAAAGCTTTGCCGCCCTCCAACCCCTGTGTGGGTGGGAGGCTGCTAGGGTGACAGGAAATGCCAGCCTTGGGCTGGGGTACCAACAAACCACCTGGCCTGTCACTGAAGGCTCTATTGTCATTTTCGCCTTGATTTAAGCAGTTCCAGAACCCTACTTGTCACTGAACTGAGTTTGGACAAGAGGGAATCTGCTGAATTCATTTGATATAGCTGGGAAAATTCTCAAGAGTGGACATGGGCTCAGGAAAGTACTCCTGCCATCTAGCAGACAGTCAACCTCTGAGACTTCTTATTTATTGACTGGGCTGTTGTAGACATTGCACAAGACTAAAATACAGACAGTATCAGGCATCTAGTGCTTAGGGAAAAAAAAGTACACAGCTATTGTACAACATCCTGTGTTTCACGGGGGAAGCAAGAGAGCCAGAGAACAGCTTGTGCAAGGACACCCTGAGGAGAGGAAGCTGGCTCACTTACCTAAGTCCTTGTCTTTAGGCTGTTAACCATAAGGCCATGCATCTGTTTTGCCTAACTGTAGTCTCAGGGCTAGTAAGCTCAGAGAAATCTTTTCATCAGGGCAGTGTACTGATTCTACTGAATGATTCTGCCAAAGTCAATTTCACAATAAGTCAGTAACGTGAAAATTGCACTTAGGTGCTTGGTACTTAATGTTTTTTGGGAGAAAGGAGTAAGGTGACAGTATGTCAAATGCAGAATGATaggtaaataaaatgaatgtgtttCAGCTAAGAAAATATTGCTACTATGCTTCACTATCCTGGTCTGGATCCACATACGATGTCAAATAAGTATGGCGGTCACCTTCCTCTTCTACCGAAAGGGAGCCAGCCCTCAATGTCTTTCATATATAAAAAGCACTATTGCAAACTGGGCAACCCTGGTTCATCTGGATTTAAGCACTGTGATAGCTCCTGTGTTCCCTGCCAGGTGGCCCAGGATCTACCCCAGAGCACCTGAACATAGGTGTTCAGTGCTGACCACAGAAATGTTGATTTAGACTCCTTCAACTAAGTGGGAAACGTGAGTCCCCACGaggaccccccaccccacccccactcccccactctgccttggtttctcgagacagggtttctctgtggctttggaggctgtcctggaactagcttttgtagaccaggctgggcttgaactcacagagatccgccagcttctgcctcccgagtgctgggactaaaggtgtgagctaccaccacctggcgaCCCTTATGTTCTAAAGAACAAAAGGTAGaaacttgtttattttggaatgaTGCCCTAAGTGCTTCCTACTTAGGTTTTAAAGCCAGGTCTGctagtgcacacctataatcccagcacttgagaggctgaggcaggagggtctcacATAAAACACGTCACATAAAACCAAAAGACACCTATACAGGCTCGCTTTTGTTCTGTGTGGAAGGTTGGAGAAACAGAACAAGAGGAAGTGGCCTGCCTCTCCTTGACCTCAGAGACCATCTCTTGGCTAGGAGTATCATCCTCCATGGTGGCAGAGGGAGGGTCCCCTTCTGAGTCACGTGACTGAGTTTCATGACCTGCACAAATCCTGAAGTAGCTAGGCCCGTGAAGGACTGAAGTTCACCCTTGTTCCTTATTCTCCGTCTCCATCATGCCTGTTGGTTGGATGGCTAGAGAAAATTGTAGAACAGAAGTAACTCATAGAAAGTCTTCAATTTGCTTCCAACAGGACAGTTTGGACAGAAAGCCCTCCTTCACACCCCTGATTTTATCCTGGAAGCCAAAGTTTTGTCAGGACAGGGAAAGATAAAGGAGCCTGGGAAAGAGGGGAATAAAGTCATGTGGGCAACTTCCgtgaatttttttcctccattcatTCTGCCTGTACCTCATGCTGCAGTCAGACACATTGGCTTGACAGGGCAGGTGGACCGGTTTTTTTCCATCAGGAAGGGTTTTTCT is part of the Cricetulus griseus strain 17A/GY chromosome 5, alternate assembly CriGri-PICRH-1.0, whole genome shotgun sequence genome and encodes:
- the Nfkbia gene encoding NF-kappa-B inhibitor alpha isoform X2, which codes for MFQPAGHGQDWAMEGPRDALKKERLVDDRHDSGLDSMKDEEYEQMVKELQEIRLQPQEAPLAAEPWKQQLTEDGDSFLHLAIIHEEKTLTMEVIRQVKGDLAFLNFQNNLQQTPLHLAVITNQPGIAEALLEAGCDPELRDFRGNTPLHLACEQGCLASVGVLTQTCTPQHLHSILQATNYNGHTCLHLASIHGYLGIVEHLVSLGADVNAQEPCNGRTALHLAVDLQNPELVSLLLKCGADVNRVTYQGYSPYQLTWGRPSTRIQQQLGQLTRENLQMLPESEDEESYDTESEFTEDELPYDDCVFGGQRLTL